The Deltaproteobacteria bacterium nucleotide sequence GCGAGAATTTGCTTGCGCACTGGGAAAACATTAAAAATCGCCCCGATAAGAGCTGGGACGAGTTTGGGCTAGCATGCCGCAAGGCGGGAATTCAGGCTAGAAAGATGCTTTTAGCGGGAGTTTTTCATAGCGATCTACATGTTGGAAACGCCATAGTAGATGCTCATGGCGAAGTGCACTTAATCGATTTCGATCGTGCAGTAGTGCTCAAATCTCCTGCAGAACGCGTAAAATTTGGCGAACGACTGCTTAGTCGATGGGATCGCTCAGTGCTGAAACACGGCATTACATCTCTCGCCATAGAAGAGTTTGCGCGCGGTTTAGAGGCTTTCTAGCATGCAGCGAAGATGAGAGCGCCGTGAACTACAAACAGCGGACTAAAATCTTAATTATTCTTCTAGGAGCTATTGGCGATGTGACTCGTGCCTTGCCTCTTGCGGTCAGGATTAGGCGCTATTTTAAAAATGCAGAGCTCTTTTGGGCGGTGGAGCCAAAATCCTATCCAGTAATTAGAAACCATGCGGCAATAGAAAAAACAATAGTCTTTGATAGGCCAAAAGGTTTTTTTGCTTATTTATCCTTTTTAAAACAGCTTCGTGCCGAGAAGTTTGACATAGTGTTGGATTTGCAGCGGCATTTTAAGAGTGGAGTTACGAGTCGTGCTACTGGAGCAAAAAGGCGAATTGGCTTTAGTCGTGCTAATTCAAAGGAATTTAATTGGCTCTTTAACAATGAATTTATTCCGGCGGTTGACAACTTTTCGCCGAAAATTCTTCACTACCAGCTATTTGGCGACGCACTTAGATTACCTGCACTTAATCCACTGGAATTTGGTTTAAAACCTTCTAGGGATGAAGTCACTGAAATGGAGAAACGCCTCGTTTCTTATCTCGGGCAAGCGGGCCTAGAATTGGCAAACGCACAAACACGCCTTGCGCTAATAGTTGGCTCTTCTTGGCCAAGCCGATTTTGGAGTGCGGAGCACTATAGAGAATTGATT carries:
- a CDS encoding glycosyltransferase family 9 protein encodes the protein MNYKQRTKILIILLGAIGDVTRALPLAVRIRRYFKNAELFWAVEPKSYPVIRNHAAIEKTIVFDRPKGFFAYLSFLKQLRAEKFDIVLDLQRHFKSGVTSRATGAKRRIGFSRANSKEFNWLFNNEFIPAVDNFSPKILHYQLFGDALRLPALNPLEFGLKPSRDEVTEMEKRLVSYLGQAGLELANAQTRLALIVGSSWPSRFWSAEHYRELIEKMFKRWKLVSFIVGGPSEEEFAKQIFSNVSTLPAVNLVGKLKLEELATFFSSVGYAFGSDSGPMHIAAAVGIPVISIWGATSPARSAPYNNEKYVIKSDLKCSPCYKRECPGLGMACMLELCPDIVLAQFEKLIEKDERGKNANERN